In the Commensalibacter nepenthis genome, ATGGGTGTTGAACCCGAAGTCATGAACGCTGCCATCGCCGCGATCCAAGAATATGGTGCAGGCTCTGGCGGAACCCGTAATATTGCAGGAACACATCCTTTACATGTGGCTTTAGAAGCTGAATTAGCAGACTTACACGGGAAAGAAGCTGGCTTATTATTTGTATCTGGTTACGTTTCGAATCACGCAAGTTTACAAACGATCTTGAATAGTATGTCTGGCGAATGGATTACTTTTTCAGATCAACAAAACCATGCATCGATGATTGCTGGGATCAAAGGCGCAAAAAAATCACAATGCATCATCTTTAAGCATAATGATTTAATTGATCTAGAGGAAAAACTGGCTTCAGCCCCTACCACAGCACCTAAACTCATCGCTTTTGAAAGCGTTTACTCTATGGATGGCGATATTGCTGACATTGGAGCAATTTGTGCATTAGCACGCAAATATAATGCGCTAACTTATTTAGATGAAGTCCATGCCGTTGGCCTTTATGGCAATCAAGGCGGTGGTATTTCTGAACGAGATCAAGTTGCGGATCAAGTCGATATTATCGAAGGAACCCTAGCCAAAGGCTTTGGCGTTCATGGTGGATATGTTACTGCCAAAAAAGAAATTATTGAATATTTAAGGTTGGCAGCTTCTGGGTTTATTTTCACCACTGCTTTGCCTCCATCAATTGTTGCGCCAGCCTTGGCCAGTATCAGACTTGTTCGCCAACAACAATGGCGCCGCGAGAAATTATTTGAACGCGTCCATAGTTTCCAAAAGAAATTAAAAGCAGCTGGGATCCCCTTCATAGAAACAGAGAGCCATATTGTACCTGTTATGATTGGGGATGCTGAACGTTGTAAAGAAATCAGCAAACGCTTGTTAGAAGAATATTCTTTATATGCAACCCCAATTAATTATCCAACCGTTCCAAAAGGAACAGAAAGATTGCGCCTGACCCCTAATCCATTCCATACAGATGCGATGATGGACGAGATGGTTCATGCGTTAAAAGCACTTTTATAAACTATAAAGGCGACTATCTCTTTTGAGTTAGTCGCTTTTTCTAGCTAAACGCTATTGAGTAATTGAATTACTTTCAGCAGGTGCCACAGCTTTATCTTTTAAAATCGTCTTTAATGTATCATAACTGACCGCACCAGGAATGATCTTGGATGCATTAATAACCAAAGCTGGTGTTCCATCAATTCCTAGGTCTCGTAATAATTTTACATTATCTTCTAAAGCTTGGGTTACAGAGGCTGCTTTCATATCTTGAATCAAACGATCACCATCAAGCTTTTGTTGTTTAGCAATTGCTTTAATGGTGTCTTCGGTAATTTCTTCTTTGGAATCCATAATTGCTTTCATCATTACAACATAGCCATTTTGACGTGCAGCCGCAGCAATTGCTCTGGATTGCAGAACGCTATTTTCACCAAGAATAGGCACAACTTTAAAGATAATTTTTACATTTTTATCTTCTTTGGCTAGTTGAACCAATTCTGGAAGCACTTTTTTACAATATGGGCAGCGAGGATCGTAAAATTCTACAATTGTATTTTTGGCATTCGGATTGCCAATTATACCATCAGTTGACAACACATTGTTCAAAACATTTTTCTTGTCAGCAAGTGTTTTCGTTGCAGATTCTGCTTTTTGTTGTGATCTGGCTTTCTGAGCTGACACCACAGCATCTTCTAAAATAGAAGGATCGTTTTTCAAAGCATCACGAACGATAGAAACAATTTCTTTACGTTGTTCTGGACTGAAACTATTTACACTTTGTGCATGAGCAGAAAGCGACGCAAATGCTACACCTGATAATAAAGTAAGCGATAGTGGCAAATAAAAAAAGCGCTTTAACGGCGACAATATCATTCAAAGTCTCCTGGAATACAAAAGTAAATTTATTTTAAGTTATATAACATTATACAGGATTATCCTTGTTATGTTATAAAAAAAAACTTATCAATAGAATTGGTATTCTATTTGCTATTTATGGTAAAGTTTAAACCTGATTTTTATCTGGTTATTCATCGGAGAGCAACCGCGTGTCTAAGCGTCATCATACCTTGTATAGTCATTCTTATTCAAAGGCTTGTACCTTTTTAAAACAGCCTGTTCATTCTTTTCAAACCAACAATACCTGGTTGAAAAAAACAGGAACAATAGCTTTGTGCTCAATCCTGGCTTTGTCTGTTACTGCCTGTGGTGGTGGCAATACAGGACATAAAGCACTCAAAAACGAAGCCATGCAAGACCGTGTTACAGGATATGTGGGAAGCATTGCTGCGGATGAACCCCAAGCTGCAATGGTTGCTCGAGACGTTTTAATCAGAGGGGGCAACGCTGCTGATGCTGCGGCTGCACTGGGCTTTGCATTAACGGTAACCCTTCCTTCTCGTGCCTCACTGGGTGGCGGTGGTGCATGTATCGCCTATCGTCCAGAACAACCTGCGCAATCGTTTCTGTTCCTGCCACAACCAGGGACAACCAAAGGAAACGCGGATCGACCAGCAGCAATCCCCATGATGGCACGTGGATTATATTTACTGCAAGCCAGCAATGGTAAAGCCGATATCAATGATATTTTACAAGTTACCAGTAATTTAGCAGCCAATGGTGTCACTGTTTCCGATATTTTTGCCAGTGATCTAGCCTCTGTTCAAGGGCCATTATTCCAAGACCCTGCAATGCAAAAATTATTTACCCGCAGAGACGGTACAACTTTACAAGCAGGTGATATGTTATATCAACCCCGTTTGAAAATCATTTATGATCGTTTAACCACCGCTGGAATCTCTGATTTATATATTGGCTCTTTGGCACACAGCTATATACTCGGGGCACAAAATGCAGGGGGTGGATTAAGTGGGGCTGGCTTCAGAAATGCTCTGCCTTCTACAGCGCCTGCCTTATCCCTTTCGCTCCCAAACAAAGAAACGCTCTATTTAGTGTCCCCGCCTGCTGATGGTGGTCTGGGGATGGGAATGGCTTGGAAATTACAACAAAGCAATGCTTTAACCACGTCACAAGGAACTGTTGCGTCATGGCGTGCCAGTAACCCCGTTTCTTTCAGTCAAAAAGACATTCTAGCGCAAGAAGAAAAAGCACAATCTTTATTAAATGCAGGTCAAGCGGGCAATGGCACTTTGCCATCATTACCCGCATCAACCTCTTTTACAGTTGTGGATAGAAACGGAGAAGCTGTTTCTTGTGCGTTAACCATGAATAATTTATTCGGAACGGGTCGTATTGCAGGAACAACAGGGATCGTAATGGCTGCATCCCCCAATGCTACACCACAACCTTTATTAACAGCAGCGATTGCGACTTATAAAAATCGCTTTCTTGCTGCAATCAGTGCATCTGGACAAAATGACGCCGCTGCCGCTGGTGCAGAAGCCTTAAATAACTTACTTGGCTCTGGTAAGAATAGCAAAAATTCAGCTATTGCACATGCTAATACACCACAAGGGCGTGTGAATGCAGTCTATTGCCAAGATGGACTACCAGGAAATACCAATAAATGCCGTGCTTATACAGACCCTCAAGGAGCAGGGTTGGCTTTAAGTAAAAGATAAGCATTCATATAATTTATATCCTCTTTCAATGTCACTTTTTTATTACAGAAAGTGACATTAATATGCTCAATATTTTAAATTTATTGCCATTCTAAATATTACAGTGAACATATTGTTACCTATGTAATATCATACAAAATCAGTATAATGATGGTACTTATATTTATTCCTCTCACGGCACTAAAATCCTTTTAGTATCACTTTTGCAAAATATCAAAAATAGATCTTCTCTATTTCTTAAATAGGGAATTAATACTATACTCTGCTAAAAACATATCGTGACATATTCAACCAACATGATCTTAAAATCTCTTTTCTTGAGTCAGATATCATTATTAACGTTAATAACAAAAGAGCATTGAAATAAATGGATAAAAATAAAGCATTAGATGGCGCTTTGGCACAAATAGAACGTGCTTTTGGCAAAGGTTCTATTATGAAAATGGGTGAAAAACCATCCATCCAAGTGGAAACCATTTCAACAGGGTCAATTGGACTAGATATTGGTCTGGGAATTGGTGGGGTGCCACGAGGGCGAGTTGTTGAAATCTATGGTCCAGAAAGTTCTGGTAAAACAACAATGGCACTGCATATCATTGCTGAAGCTCAAAAATTGGGTGGAACATGTGCCTTTATTGATGCTGAACATGCTTTGGATCCTGGATATGCACGCAAGTTGGGCGTTGATATCGATAATCTATTAATTTCTCAACCTGATGCTGGCGAACAAGCGTTAGAAATTGTTGATACATTGGTGCGCTCTGGTGCTATTGATGTTCTTGTCGTTGATAGTGTTGCAGCCCTAGTTCCTCGCGCAGAATTAGAGGGAGATATGGGTGATAGTCACGTTGGACTTCACGCACGCCTTATGAGCCAAGCCCTTAGAAAATTGACTGGGTCTGTTTCTCGTTCAAATACATGTTTAGTTTTCTTGAACCAAATTCGCCAGAAAATTGGCGTTATGTTTGGATCTCCTGAAACCACAACTGGTGGTAACGCACTTAAATTCTATGCCTCTGTTCGTATGGATATTCGTCGTATCGGTCAGGTCAAAGATAAAGAGGAAATCTCTGGTAACCAAACCCGTGTTAAAGTTGTTAAAAATAAAATGGCACCTCCTTTCCGCCAAGTCGAATTCGACATTATGTATGGCGAAGGGATCAGTAAAACAGGCGAGCTTATTGATTTAGGTGTCAAAGCTGGAATCGTTGAAAAAGCAGGCTCTTGGTTCTCTTGTGACGGTCAACGCATTGGACAAGGACGTGAAAACGTTAAACAATTCCTGCGTGACAATCCTGAGATGGCACAAAGTATTGAACAACGCATTCGTGAAAAAGCTGGCGTCGTTAATGATGCCATGATGACGGATGATACTGAAGAACCATCAGCAGATCTATTAGACGAATAATATTCGTTTACAGCATTTAGTTATAAAAAAAGCCGATATAAATTATCGGCTTTTTTTATTCAAAAGAATAAACTGAATTACTCTGGATTTTTTTCTTCTACAACTTCAGTCGTTGAAACCTCTACATTCGTATTTCCAACTAACCCTGCTGCAAATTCTTCTGCTGAAAAATCACGTAAATCTTCGGCTTTTTCACCAACGCCCACCGCATGAATAGGCAATTGGAATTGTTGAGCCAAGGCAATCACAATACCACCCCGTGCAGTACCATCTAATTTTGTAATCACCAGTCCGGACACATCCACCATT is a window encoding:
- the hemA gene encoding 5-aminolevulinate synthase — protein: MTEHARSAHPFYAYCQTALQEIEEQGRYRRFTSLSRRSTEYPVYDQGNIKQPEKPVTVWSSNDYLGMGVEPEVMNAAIAAIQEYGAGSGGTRNIAGTHPLHVALEAELADLHGKEAGLLFVSGYVSNHASLQTILNSMSGEWITFSDQQNHASMIAGIKGAKKSQCIIFKHNDLIDLEEKLASAPTTAPKLIAFESVYSMDGDIADIGAICALARKYNALTYLDEVHAVGLYGNQGGGISERDQVADQVDIIEGTLAKGFGVHGGYVTAKKEIIEYLRLAASGFIFTTALPPSIVAPALASIRLVRQQQWRREKLFERVHSFQKKLKAAGIPFIETESHIVPVMIGDAERCKEISKRLLEEYSLYATPINYPTVPKGTERLRLTPNPFHTDAMMDEMVHALKALL
- a CDS encoding DsbA family protein is translated as MILSPLKRFFYLPLSLTLLSGVAFASLSAHAQSVNSFSPEQRKEIVSIVRDALKNDPSILEDAVVSAQKARSQQKAESATKTLADKKNVLNNVLSTDGIIGNPNAKNTIVEFYDPRCPYCKKVLPELVQLAKEDKNVKIIFKVVPILGENSVLQSRAIAAAARQNGYVVMMKAIMDSKEEITEDTIKAIAKQQKLDGDRLIQDMKAASVTQALEDNVKLLRDLGIDGTPALVINASKIIPGAVSYDTLKTILKDKAVAPAESNSITQ
- a CDS encoding gamma-glutamyltransferase, with product MSKRHHTLYSHSYSKACTFLKQPVHSFQTNNTWLKKTGTIALCSILALSVTACGGGNTGHKALKNEAMQDRVTGYVGSIAADEPQAAMVARDVLIRGGNAADAAAALGFALTVTLPSRASLGGGGACIAYRPEQPAQSFLFLPQPGTTKGNADRPAAIPMMARGLYLLQASNGKADINDILQVTSNLAANGVTVSDIFASDLASVQGPLFQDPAMQKLFTRRDGTTLQAGDMLYQPRLKIIYDRLTTAGISDLYIGSLAHSYILGAQNAGGGLSGAGFRNALPSTAPALSLSLPNKETLYLVSPPADGGLGMGMAWKLQQSNALTTSQGTVASWRASNPVSFSQKDILAQEEKAQSLLNAGQAGNGTLPSLPASTSFTVVDRNGEAVSCALTMNNLFGTGRIAGTTGIVMAASPNATPQPLLTAAIATYKNRFLAAISASGQNDAAAAGAEALNNLLGSGKNSKNSAIAHANTPQGRVNAVYCQDGLPGNTNKCRAYTDPQGAGLALSKR
- the recA gene encoding recombinase RecA codes for the protein MDKNKALDGALAQIERAFGKGSIMKMGEKPSIQVETISTGSIGLDIGLGIGGVPRGRVVEIYGPESSGKTTMALHIIAEAQKLGGTCAFIDAEHALDPGYARKLGVDIDNLLISQPDAGEQALEIVDTLVRSGAIDVLVVDSVAALVPRAELEGDMGDSHVGLHARLMSQALRKLTGSVSRSNTCLVFLNQIRQKIGVMFGSPETTTGGNALKFYASVRMDIRRIGQVKDKEEISGNQTRVKVVKNKMAPPFRQVEFDIMYGEGISKTGELIDLGVKAGIVEKAGSWFSCDGQRIGQGRENVKQFLRDNPEMAQSIEQRIREKAGVVNDAMMTDDTEEPSADLLDE